One window of the Glycocaulis alkaliphilus genome contains the following:
- a CDS encoding peptidase S1 yields MLRTAATAAIGVAMLAAAGMAQDFRLNPIYGTVSLSGGFAPDPYVINLQSGGNINAAQTLGGSCVGYVANAPDVRLHFQAGSLPLIISVNSGSDTTLVINGPDGRWYCNDDGGQGLNPSLRWNSPMSGQYDIWVGTWGSNSNANAQLHISELYSQ; encoded by the coding sequence ATGCTTCGTACTGCCGCAACCGCCGCCATCGGCGTTGCCATGCTGGCCGCTGCCGGGATGGCGCAGGATTTTCGCCTGAACCCGATCTATGGCACCGTCTCGCTTAGCGGGGGATTCGCGCCGGATCCTTATGTCATCAACCTGCAGTCTGGCGGTAACATCAATGCGGCCCAGACGCTGGGTGGCAGCTGCGTAGGGTATGTCGCCAACGCGCCCGACGTCCGGCTGCACTTTCAGGCCGGCAGCCTGCCCCTGATCATCTCGGTCAATTCAGGTTCGGACACCACGCTGGTCATCAACGGTCCGGATGGCCGGTGGTACTGCAATGATGATGGTGGTCAGGGGCTGAACCCGTCACTGCGCTGGAACAGCCCGATGTCCGGCCAGTATGACATCTGGGTGGGCACCTGGGGCTCTAACAGCAATGCCAACGCCCAGCTCCACATTTCCGAACTCTACAGCCAGTAG
- a CDS encoding transglutaminase-like cysteine peptidase has product MNGFGPEALARMMRGLALSCLAGLAVTACATTPPASSHMPVAGVAMPPAGLIDMCRRAPEICGSAAGAQADAGAAIVLASADIPLAEATGATLPALRESADGAKAYRLAPDADLLESASDTRAGERGDAPADQPDAGTVTQKQAEQLAEPAEGEGAVLNGDDRLVAAPELFALLNRVNQSINMQIRPRDDQDVYGVSEYWTLPLTLEGTAEGDCEDYALEKRQALIAAGIPERALFLAVGYSLATGRHAVLVVSTDQGDYVLDNMTPYILPWTQTPYQWTARQMPGDLLSWRHMAELTS; this is encoded by the coding sequence ATGAATGGGTTCGGTCCCGAGGCGCTGGCGCGCATGATGCGCGGCCTCGCTCTTTCATGCCTTGCGGGGCTGGCGGTAACGGCATGTGCAACAACGCCCCCCGCCTCGTCACACATGCCGGTTGCCGGTGTGGCCATGCCGCCGGCGGGTCTGATTGACATGTGCCGGCGTGCGCCGGAGATCTGCGGTTCTGCTGCGGGCGCACAAGCCGATGCCGGAGCGGCGATTGTGCTGGCCAGTGCAGACATTCCTCTGGCGGAAGCTACCGGCGCCACATTGCCAGCTTTGCGTGAGAGCGCAGACGGGGCGAAGGCATACCGCCTGGCCCCTGATGCGGACTTGCTGGAGAGCGCCAGCGATACCCGTGCCGGGGAACGCGGTGATGCGCCCGCAGACCAGCCTGATGCTGGCACTGTGACCCAGAAGCAGGCAGAGCAGTTGGCTGAGCCTGCTGAAGGAGAGGGCGCCGTTCTGAATGGCGATGACCGTCTTGTCGCGGCGCCGGAATTGTTTGCGCTGCTGAACCGGGTCAACCAGTCCATCAACATGCAGATACGCCCCCGCGACGATCAGGATGTCTATGGTGTGAGTGAATACTGGACCCTGCCGCTGACGCTCGAGGGCACTGCTGAAGGTGATTGCGAAGACTATGCTCTGGAGAAGCGCCAGGCCCTCATTGCGGCAGGCATACCAGAACGTGCTCTGTTCCTGGCGGTCGGCTATTCGCTGGCTACAGGGCGCCACGCGGTACTGGTCGTGAGCACTGATCAGGGCGATTACGTGCTGGACAATATGACGCCCTACATCCTGCCTTGGACGCAAACGCCCTATCAATGGACTGCACGGCAAATGCCGGGTGATCTGCTTTCCTGGCGGCACATGGCTGAACTGACATCGTGA
- a CDS encoding O-antigen ligase family protein, producing the protein MMPDQLSQYARLAFPAGFCLLILGAASVYFGADIPAAKAIFSCVLILTAAVSVGFGASFRPMPAVWGVALLLAAFGVQHVMMGWMDTAAPEFAALAAGGAVWLMGYGSARQRDTASVLWRATLAAGTLIAVWAFVEFTMAPRTPPVARLSAGFLSANTAATFFGIIALMGLAELLGQIRKGLRGGRAFADRALPLALALICVLILATCLVLTASRAGIAFAGLAATALSGWQVLAWTRDGGVSQRSLGLGIAGFVGVLVIGGLVWTVSGELAATRYERGLHDALRAEMFAAYWNAVALAPVTGHGLGSFVFTNDLIITSQTVRSLGNTNAAHNVFLQWLLQAGWTGALAMWSVTGLLIWQVMQGLKVRRRHRGYLRAVLCISAFVVLHGLTDFALEVPGVMWWWAWILGLGAGIAAAGRNGQKRQRQQDSALGRRLALASRSGFVVLALAAGLLAGWQGQMRVGANLAHQLTPGALDAIAQGPGLPPSAYLADAYAARAIEADTGNLDFAHRATLAAIEREPRLVTAWNRLVYIDLARNGRLTAAGQAALARSFYLNLYGDREILRWRLQIAAAAWEQLDDLNRTSVRLQLGGQAVMDRRWLQQFANEVPDNVREEIEAVLARTG; encoded by the coding sequence ATGATGCCGGACCAGCTGAGCCAATACGCGCGGTTGGCGTTTCCTGCCGGATTCTGCCTGCTGATACTTGGCGCGGCCTCGGTCTATTTCGGGGCTGACATCCCGGCGGCGAAAGCGATTTTTTCCTGCGTCCTCATCCTGACCGCTGCGGTATCGGTGGGCTTTGGCGCGTCTTTCCGGCCCATGCCTGCGGTGTGGGGCGTTGCCCTCCTGCTGGCCGCGTTTGGCGTCCAGCATGTGATGATGGGGTGGATGGACACCGCCGCGCCAGAGTTCGCGGCGTTGGCGGCGGGCGGCGCGGTCTGGCTGATGGGCTATGGCAGTGCGCGCCAGCGCGATACTGCAAGCGTGCTTTGGCGCGCCACGCTGGCGGCCGGCACGCTTATCGCCGTGTGGGCCTTTGTCGAGTTCACCATGGCGCCACGCACACCGCCGGTTGCGCGGTTGAGCGCAGGCTTTCTGTCGGCAAACACGGCCGCCACGTTTTTTGGCATCATCGCCCTGATGGGGCTTGCCGAGTTGCTGGGACAGATCCGCAAGGGGCTGCGCGGCGGACGGGCGTTTGCAGACAGGGCGCTGCCGCTGGCGCTAGCCCTGATCTGCGTGCTGATCTTAGCAACCTGTCTGGTGCTGACGGCGTCACGGGCAGGTATTGCCTTTGCGGGGCTGGCTGCCACAGCGCTCTCGGGCTGGCAGGTGCTGGCGTGGACGCGTGATGGCGGCGTCAGCCAGCGCAGCCTTGGTCTTGGCATTGCCGGTTTTGTCGGCGTTCTCGTCATAGGCGGGCTTGTCTGGACGGTGTCAGGTGAGCTGGCGGCAACGCGTTACGAGAGGGGGCTGCACGACGCTCTGCGTGCGGAAATGTTCGCCGCTTACTGGAACGCGGTGGCACTCGCACCCGTGACGGGCCACGGGCTGGGCAGCTTTGTCTTCACCAATGATCTCATTATCACCAGCCAGACCGTCCGCTCTCTGGGCAACACAAATGCTGCCCATAACGTCTTCCTGCAATGGCTGCTGCAGGCCGGATGGACGGGCGCACTGGCCATGTGGAGTGTTACCGGGCTTCTGATCTGGCAGGTGATGCAGGGGCTGAAGGTGCGCCGGCGCCACCGGGGCTATTTACGGGCCGTGCTGTGCATCAGTGCGTTCGTCGTCCTGCACGGGCTGACGGATTTCGCGCTTGAAGTGCCTGGTGTGATGTGGTGGTGGGCCTGGATACTGGGGCTGGGCGCGGGGATCGCGGCCGCAGGGCGCAACGGGCAGAAACGCCAGCGCCAGCAGGACAGCGCACTCGGCCGCCGGCTGGCGCTTGCATCGCGCTCCGGCTTCGTCGTGTTGGCGCTGGCGGCGGGCTTGTTGGCTGGCTGGCAAGGCCAGATGCGCGTCGGTGCCAATCTGGCTCATCAGTTGACGCCCGGCGCGCTGGACGCCATCGCCCAGGGGCCCGGCCTGCCGCCTTCAGCCTACCTGGCCGACGCCTACGCAGCGCGGGCGATCGAGGCGGACACTGGCAATCTGGACTTTGCCCACCGCGCGACACTGGCGGCCATTGAACGCGAGCCCCGGCTGGTCACCGCGTGGAACCGCCTTGTCTATATCGATCTGGCGCGCAATGGCCGATTGACGGCGGCAGGGCAGGCGGCGCTCGCCCGGAGCTTCTATCTGAACCTGTACGGTGACCGTGAAATTCTCCGCTGGCGCTTGCAGATTGCGGCTGCGGCGTGGGAGCAGCTTGATGATCTCAACCGCACCAGTGTCCGCTTGCAGCTGGGTGGCCAGGCCGTCATGGACCGGCGCTGGCTGCAGCAGTTTGCGAACGAAGTGCCGGACAATGTCCGTGAGGAGATCGAGGCTGTGCTGGCGCGAACGGGCTAG
- a CDS encoding polysaccharide biosynthesis/export family protein has product MYRLLLVLVLAFSNVACATSGVSTGSAGVAGSDVMLADPSQEQRELVEYRLGSGDRLRVIVFGEDTLSGEYTVDGSGAVSLPLIGEVRAGGLSLREFQRAVEAALREGYLNDPRVSAEVMNFRPFYIMGEVREPGEYPFTSGLTVVNAVATAGGFSYRANTRVVFIKRAGSDREVQYPLTVNTPVQPGDTIRIGERFF; this is encoded by the coding sequence ATGTACCGCCTGTTGCTTGTGCTCGTTCTTGCGTTTTCCAATGTGGCGTGCGCGACGTCGGGCGTGTCCACCGGCTCGGCTGGCGTGGCCGGTTCGGATGTCATGCTGGCTGACCCCTCCCAGGAGCAGCGCGAACTGGTCGAGTACCGGCTCGGTTCGGGCGACCGGCTCCGCGTGATCGTCTTTGGCGAGGACACCCTGTCGGGCGAATATACGGTGGATGGCAGCGGCGCTGTCTCGCTGCCCCTGATCGGGGAGGTGCGCGCGGGCGGCCTGTCCTTGCGCGAGTTCCAGCGCGCGGTGGAAGCCGCCTTGCGCGAGGGCTATCTGAACGATCCGCGCGTCAGCGCCGAGGTCATGAATTTCCGCCCGTTCTACATCATGGGCGAAGTCCGCGAGCCGGGCGAATATCCCTTCACGTCCGGCCTGACGGTCGTCAATGCGGTTGCCACGGCGGGTGGCTTTTCCTACAGGGCCAATACCCGCGTGGTGTTCATCAAGCGCGCAGGGTCTGACCGCGAAGTCCAGTACCCGCTGACGGTGAACACGCCGGTCCAGCCGGGCGACACGATACGCATCGGCGAGCGGTTCTTCTAA
- a CDS encoding metallophosphoesterase, with amino-acid sequence MFERLKSLFAPRARATARSGLAPGVRLYAVGDVHGQDDLLGLMLARLRDDALAAPAGTRCTLIMLGDYIDRGLGSARVIERLSTLSDLPFDVRFLKGNHEEAMLDFLADPAAGALWVQYGGGETLAGYGVKPPAAQAGPQAWQDAHAALTGALPAHHRAFLEGLEPFVVEGPYMFVHAGVDPAKPLAEQNEHDFYWIREKFLHSTRRFEYVVVHGHTPEQGHHQDERRIGIDTGAYLTGVLTAVRLEGDDVTFLQSRRGER; translated from the coding sequence ATGTTTGAACGGCTGAAATCCCTCTTCGCGCCGCGTGCGCGCGCTACGGCCAGATCCGGTCTCGCGCCGGGTGTACGGCTCTATGCCGTCGGTGATGTGCATGGGCAGGACGATCTTCTGGGCCTGATGCTGGCGCGTCTGCGCGATGACGCGCTGGCGGCGCCGGCGGGTACGCGCTGCACCCTCATCATGCTGGGCGATTATATAGACCGGGGGCTCGGCTCTGCGCGGGTGATCGAACGGCTGTCGACCCTGTCAGACTTGCCGTTTGACGTGCGCTTCCTGAAGGGCAATCACGAGGAGGCCATGCTGGACTTTCTGGCCGATCCGGCGGCGGGGGCGCTCTGGGTGCAGTATGGCGGCGGGGAGACGCTGGCGGGCTATGGCGTGAAGCCGCCTGCCGCGCAGGCTGGCCCGCAGGCCTGGCAGGATGCGCACGCGGCGCTGACCGGGGCGTTGCCTGCCCATCACCGCGCCTTTCTGGAGGGGCTTGAGCCGTTCGTGGTCGAGGGCCCCTACATGTTCGTCCATGCCGGGGTGGACCCTGCCAAGCCGCTGGCAGAGCAGAACGAGCACGACTTCTACTGGATCCGGGAGAAATTCTTGCATTCGACGCGCCGGTTCGAGTATGTCGTTGTACACGGGCACACGCCTGAACAGGGCCATCATCAGGATGAGCGGCGCATCGGCATCGATACCGGCGCCTATCTGACAGGGGTGCTGACCGCCGTCCGGCTGGAAGGCGATGACGTAACTTTCTTGCAATCACGCCGCGGGGAACGCTAA
- a CDS encoding lipopolysaccharide biosynthesis protein has product MARFQANGPPRWRLARRMRSGQLADLTAARGMMDDTGNIPGPHAPPRRSLRARVLDWVRGPGAVRVAGLTALRILAAIGTLLSVTVIVRVFPVEAAGQFFVFLAAAQFVAGAALAPLLTLAIRFGSVHKADGDRDALGRLIVFGGGAIVSVAGLVFLAHPLVTQGGSLVPGEAWAFAAVAALSGAMFFLGGLARVNGKVIAAIVPENVLRPAGLALAAITLWLAGAAAFPALSAAYAVVLVAVCAVLVLMAPWRAARFAPAPIPAWRPYFKAYGPLLVYSFGNTALATVHILIVAYVVSVEAVPAFKAAVQYALLLATGVQFAELIYGPQIAIAHQRGDLPALQRLAQSSSRLALGFYALAFAPLLTGPFMFELAFGEIGREAWGLALILCTGRFVSAWFGTVANIANLSGRTTQFALTQGAGVCVLIVAGPILGNHFGNMGVALASALAMTSWVLVSVFLLQRSLNIKMGPIGARRST; this is encoded by the coding sequence ATGGCGCGTTTTCAGGCAAACGGTCCGCCCCGGTGGCGGCTGGCACGGCGCATGCGTTCCGGCCAGCTGGCGGACCTGACGGCCGCGCGGGGAATGATGGACGATACTGGCAACATACCCGGCCCCCACGCCCCGCCCCGGCGCAGCCTGCGCGCGCGTGTGCTGGACTGGGTCCGCGGCCCCGGCGCGGTCAGGGTCGCCGGCCTGACGGCCCTGCGCATCCTCGCCGCCATCGGCACGCTGCTCTCGGTGACGGTTATTGTGCGCGTCTTCCCGGTGGAGGCCGCAGGGCAGTTCTTCGTTTTCCTGGCCGCAGCCCAGTTCGTGGCGGGCGCGGCGCTGGCCCCCCTTCTCACGCTGGCGATACGCTTTGGCTCGGTTCACAAGGCCGATGGCGACCGCGACGCGCTGGGCCGGCTGATCGTGTTTGGCGGCGGCGCGATTGTGTCCGTGGCCGGGCTGGTATTCCTGGCCCACCCGCTGGTCACGCAAGGCGGCTCGCTCGTTCCCGGTGAAGCATGGGCCTTTGCCGCTGTGGCGGCCCTGAGCGGCGCGATGTTCTTCCTTGGCGGACTGGCGCGCGTGAATGGCAAGGTTATAGCCGCCATCGTACCGGAGAACGTGCTGCGCCCCGCCGGCCTCGCCCTCGCCGCGATCACGCTATGGCTGGCAGGCGCGGCGGCCTTTCCCGCGCTCAGCGCCGCTTACGCCGTTGTCCTCGTTGCGGTCTGCGCAGTTCTGGTCCTTATGGCGCCGTGGCGGGCGGCGCGCTTCGCTCCGGCGCCAATCCCTGCCTGGCGGCCCTATTTCAAGGCTTACGGGCCGCTTCTTGTTTACAGTTTTGGAAACACAGCTCTTGCAACCGTTCATATCCTGATAGTTGCCTACGTGGTTTCAGTTGAGGCAGTGCCCGCTTTTAAGGCTGCTGTGCAATACGCACTCTTGTTAGCGACGGGCGTGCAGTTTGCCGAACTAATCTATGGGCCACAGATCGCGATCGCGCACCAAAGGGGTGACCTGCCCGCCCTGCAGCGTCTTGCCCAATCCTCCTCGCGCCTTGCGTTAGGGTTTTACGCATTGGCTTTTGCGCCGCTACTGACCGGCCCGTTCATGTTCGAGCTTGCCTTCGGGGAGATCGGCAGGGAAGCTTGGGGCTTGGCACTGATCCTATGCACCGGGCGGTTTGTCAGTGCGTGGTTTGGCACCGTCGCAAATATTGCCAACCTGTCCGGCCGCACCACACAGTTCGCGCTCACGCAAGGCGCCGGCGTCTGTGTGTTGATTGTCGCAGGGCCGATATTAGGCAACCATTTCGGCAACATGGGAGTGGCGTTGGCGTCCGCGCTCGCAATGACAAGCTGGGTGCTGGTGAGCGTATTTCTCCTGCAACGGAGCCTGAATATAAAAATGGGCCCAATAGGAGCGCGGCGATCTACATGA
- a CDS encoding DUF2793 domain-containing protein produces MNATSNLNLPFIMPAQAQKHVTHNDALLMLDALVQLSVASRQLSAPPEEPEAGERHIVADAASGPWTGVPEGHLAAFQDGAWRFFAPQTGWTAWIADEGGALVFDGEAWSAFAGAGLNPAAMAGVNTEADETNRLAVKSDAVLFSHDDVTPGNGGIQLKLNKAAPGGTASLLYQTGWSGRAEFGTTGDDDFHIKVSANGADWRDALVIDAASGAVSCPHTPPVANSFNLLKDAGRFGGSPEPQSALVSSFEAPAYLQPVNGAVFVGGPKYIYNNSTYGGPGGALDPDIDALVTRLKDPAFRRYGVEFFVLQVTAGSGTSTVRTVNGTTHYLPLQTPQLPQPPELTINMHVLVKSGSLACTDVSSANRLFLDGVPQATTQRLTPDDGWRQVTRQLVSNPRQHPGYDNIAMRVFATPGTVVWIAALTVTPGLLPMAPERYYGIIPGLEAWR; encoded by the coding sequence GTGAACGCCACTTCCAATCTGAACCTGCCCTTCATCATGCCCGCCCAGGCGCAAAAGCACGTCACGCACAATGACGCGCTCCTCATGCTGGATGCGCTGGTGCAGCTGAGTGTCGCCAGCCGCCAGCTATCCGCGCCGCCCGAAGAGCCGGAGGCCGGGGAGCGCCATATCGTGGCAGACGCGGCAAGCGGGCCGTGGACCGGCGTGCCTGAGGGCCATCTCGCCGCGTTTCAGGACGGGGCATGGCGGTTCTTCGCGCCGCAGACGGGGTGGACGGCGTGGATCGCCGATGAGGGCGGGGCGCTGGTCTTTGACGGCGAGGCCTGGAGCGCGTTTGCCGGCGCGGGCCTCAACCCGGCGGCGATGGCGGGGGTAAATACGGAGGCGGATGAAACCAACCGGCTGGCGGTAAAGTCCGATGCGGTATTGTTCAGCCATGATGATGTGACGCCGGGCAATGGCGGCATCCAGTTGAAGCTGAACAAGGCGGCGCCCGGCGGCACTGCGAGCCTGCTCTACCAGACGGGCTGGTCGGGCCGGGCGGAGTTTGGCACCACGGGCGATGACGATTTCCATATCAAGGTCAGCGCCAACGGGGCTGACTGGCGGGACGCGCTAGTCATTGATGCGGCGAGCGGCGCCGTCTCCTGCCCGCACACCCCGCCGGTGGCCAACAGCTTCAACCTGCTGAAAGATGCCGGCCGGTTCGGTGGCAGCCCCGAGCCGCAAAGCGCCCTCGTTAGTTCATTCGAGGCGCCCGCCTATCTGCAGCCAGTGAACGGCGCAGTGTTCGTGGGCGGTCCGAAATATATTTATAATAACAGCACTTATGGCGGGCCGGGCGGAGCGCTAGATCCGGACATTGATGCCCTCGTCACCCGCCTCAAAGACCCGGCCTTCCGCCGTTACGGGGTGGAGTTCTTTGTCCTGCAGGTAACGGCAGGCAGCGGCACCTCCACCGTGCGCACAGTCAACGGCACAACCCATTACCTGCCATTGCAGACGCCCCAACTGCCGCAGCCGCCAGAGCTGACCATCAACATGCATGTTCTGGTAAAGTCGGGCAGCCTGGCATGCACCGATGTCAGCAGTGCCAACCGGCTGTTTCTTGACGGTGTGCCGCAAGCTACCACGCAACGCCTTACGCCGGATGATGGCTGGCGGCAGGTCACGCGCCAGCTCGTCAGTAATCCGCGCCAGCATCCAGGCTATGACAATATCGCCATGCGCGTGTTCGCCACCCCTGGCACAGTTGTCTGGATCGCCGCCCTGACCGTTACGCCCGGCCTCCTGCCCATGGCGCCTGAGCGCTATTACGGCATCATTCCCGGCCTTGAGGCTTGGCGGTAG
- a CDS encoding class I SAM-dependent methyltransferase produces MTAVEWMDRTFYPGVEGRWDDRLFRDRILSALGHDAEILDVGAGAGIIELMNFRGIARRVCGVDLDPRVKANPNLDEGRVADAGAIPFEDNRFDLAFSDNVVEHLDDPATVFAEVFRVLKPGGRFLFKTPNRFHYMPLIAQATPHGFHRWINRKRGRAEVDTFPTRYRANSALKVRQLAASIGFEEERLELVEGRPEYMRLSPITYAAGIAYERTVNASGFLQNLRVLMMATLRKPE; encoded by the coding sequence ATGACCGCTGTCGAATGGATGGACCGGACCTTCTATCCTGGTGTGGAGGGCCGCTGGGATGACCGCCTGTTCCGCGACCGCATCCTTTCCGCGTTGGGCCACGATGCAGAGATACTGGATGTTGGCGCGGGGGCCGGAATCATCGAGCTAATGAACTTCCGTGGTATTGCGCGGCGAGTGTGCGGGGTTGATCTGGACCCCCGCGTTAAAGCCAACCCCAACCTCGATGAAGGGCGCGTAGCCGATGCCGGTGCCATCCCGTTCGAGGACAACCGGTTCGACCTTGCCTTCTCCGACAATGTGGTCGAGCATCTCGACGATCCAGCAACTGTCTTTGCCGAGGTCTTTCGGGTGCTAAAGCCCGGCGGACGCTTCCTATTCAAGACCCCGAACCGCTTCCACTACATGCCATTGATCGCGCAGGCGACGCCGCACGGGTTTCACCGATGGATCAACCGCAAGCGCGGACGCGCAGAGGTCGATACCTTTCCGACACGTTACCGGGCAAATTCTGCGCTAAAAGTACGCCAGCTCGCCGCCTCGATCGGCTTCGAGGAGGAACGCCTTGAACTGGTGGAGGGGCGGCCCGAATACATGCGTCTATCGCCGATCACTTATGCCGCCGGTATCGCCTATGAGCGTACCGTCAATGCAAGCGGCTTTTTGCAGAACCTTCGTGTCCTGATGATGGCTACCCTGCGCAAGCCGGAGTAG
- a CDS encoding heparinase II/III family protein has product MASSSQHTLMRYFETLRHLKPGQVYHRIWFRLARPKPDLRAAPSRRPAAAQWSAPARRHPSMTGATSFRFLSEPASLDEAGWDDPARDKLWRYNLHYFDDLNAADASARAHWHGALIHRWIAENPPGKGTGWEPYPVSLRIVNWIKWLLAGNVPPPGMVDSLAVQTRWLMGRLEYHLLGNHLFANAKALVFAGLWFDGRQADSWRQTGFSILAREFDEQILPDGGQFELSPMYHALAVEDVLDLVNITAVFADALEPRLAPSADHWRHCAPLMLRWLAALSHPDGKISFFNDAAFGIAPNNHELAAYAGRLGLVPSPASPGPVFLEDSGYARLELGEAVLIADLAAIGPDYLPGHAHADTLSFELSLFGQRVIVNSGTSVYGTGAERQRQRGTPAHSTVNIAGENSSDVWSGFRVGRRAKISRRHVEFLPERQTATASHDGYRHRPGRPVHTRTIALDGQRLTIEDTISAPGGNPAEAVFHLHPDVSVQQDSEAHGTLTLPGGKRVNWQAEGGRARIAPSSWHPEFKARHTSNCLVLPLRGGKSRLWLNWGGDTAKGSKFRP; this is encoded by the coding sequence ATGGCCTCTTCATCACAGCACACCCTGATGCGCTATTTCGAGACGCTCCGTCACCTCAAGCCCGGGCAGGTTTATCACCGCATCTGGTTCCGGCTGGCGCGTCCCAAACCGGACCTGCGCGCAGCACCGTCCCGCCGTCCCGCCGCAGCCCAGTGGAGCGCGCCTGCCCGGCGCCATCCTTCGATGACCGGCGCTACCAGTTTCCGCTTCCTCTCAGAGCCTGCATCACTGGATGAAGCAGGCTGGGACGATCCCGCGCGCGACAAGCTGTGGCGCTACAATCTCCACTATTTCGACGATCTGAACGCGGCAGATGCCAGCGCCCGCGCCCACTGGCACGGTGCGCTCATCCATCGCTGGATAGCGGAAAACCCGCCGGGCAAGGGCACAGGCTGGGAACCCTACCCCGTTTCCCTTCGCATCGTGAACTGGATCAAATGGCTGCTGGCCGGCAACGTGCCGCCGCCCGGCATGGTGGACAGCCTTGCCGTTCAGACGCGCTGGCTGATGGGGCGGCTGGAATACCATCTGCTCGGCAATCATCTGTTTGCCAATGCCAAGGCGCTGGTCTTTGCCGGATTATGGTTTGACGGACGCCAAGCAGATAGCTGGCGCCAGACGGGCTTTTCCATTCTGGCGCGGGAATTCGACGAGCAGATTCTGCCCGATGGCGGGCAGTTCGAGCTGAGCCCCATGTATCACGCTCTGGCGGTCGAGGACGTGCTAGACCTTGTGAACATCACGGCCGTCTTCGCTGACGCGCTGGAACCAAGGCTAGCCCCCTCTGCAGATCACTGGCGTCATTGCGCGCCGCTTATGCTGCGCTGGCTTGCGGCACTGTCCCATCCCGACGGAAAGATCAGCTTTTTCAACGATGCGGCCTTTGGCATAGCGCCCAATAATCACGAGCTTGCGGCCTACGCCGGGCGCCTGGGCCTCGTCCCCTCGCCTGCCTCTCCTGGCCCGGTCTTTCTGGAAGACAGCGGCTATGCCCGGCTGGAGCTTGGCGAGGCCGTCCTCATCGCTGACCTCGCCGCCATCGGCCCAGACTATCTGCCCGGCCATGCTCATGCCGATACGCTCAGTTTCGAGCTATCCCTGTTCGGCCAGCGCGTGATCGTGAATTCAGGCACTTCTGTTTACGGCACCGGGGCTGAGCGCCAGCGCCAGCGCGGCACACCGGCCCATTCCACGGTGAATATTGCCGGCGAGAACTCCTCCGATGTCTGGAGCGGGTTCCGGGTGGGGCGGCGCGCCAAGATCTCCCGCCGCCATGTGGAGTTCTTGCCGGAACGTCAGACCGCCACGGCCAGCCATGACGGCTATCGCCATCGCCCCGGCAGGCCGGTCCATACGCGCACCATCGCCCTGGACGGGCAACGCCTCACCATCGAGGACACGATTTCAGCGCCCGGCGGCAACCCGGCAGAGGCGGTCTTCCACCTCCACCCTGATGTGAGCGTGCAGCAGGACAGCGAAGCGCACGGCACGCTGACCCTGCCCGGTGGCAAACGCGTGAACTGGCAGGCGGAGGGCGGGCGTGCGCGCATCGCGCCATCCAGCTGGCATCCGGAGTTCAAGGCGCGCCATACATCAAACTGTCTCGTCCTGCCGCTAAGAGGCGGGAAGTCTCGGCTATGGCTGAATTGGGGCGGTGATACCGCCAAGGGATCAAAGTTTCGCCCATGA